DNA sequence from the Neosynechococcus sphagnicola sy1 genome:
GGGAAGACTGAGAAACCCCTACCAACCCATAGAAAAATATACCCATCAGGCAAGCCGCACTGATGAGAACAGAGAACTTGAATTTTGACATTACTTAACCCTGAACTTTCACCACACCTGTTGGAAATAGCCAGCCCTTAATGACAACCCACCAGCAAGGTATGATGACGCAGGGAATGAAACTGGTCATGAATGGGCGGATACGTCGTGAAGTAGAGCGTCCAGAGTGTGAGGGAACAGAGCGAGAGGTAGAGGGTCGCTTGGACAGGCGTTGAGAGCGTCCAGCGCCGAACCTGTTGCTGAGTCGAAATCGGAGATTGAGCCGTCATCTTATACCTCGCAGATGAGTGGAGCATGGTAGAAGCAGCGGCGGGCATTCTGGCTGAAGAGCGCCAAGGAGCAGCTCTTTCACAGTTGCGGGACAGCGTTGGGCTTGCACCAAACTTTCCCCGTTTCCTCTGATGGCTGATCCCCACCAGAACCGTGCTAAGTGTTTCTGAAGTTTACTTTACTAAGTCCGCATCGAGACCATTTTGTAACATGTATCTTGATTCGGTTAAGGCAACCGCAACGCCGTCTTACCTCAGTTTTTGACCTGGTAAAAACCAGGAGGGAACTGTCGTGCTGGGTTAAAGTTTCCGGGTACTGGCCCGGTCTACTGCTGCCAGCCTGGGATCGTTCCCGATGAAAAGGGTATAGATCAAAAAACAATATTGGCAGTCACCAACATTGCAGCATACCTCCCCCCCATTTTACTCAGATCAGCTGTTAAAGATCAGAATTAGTTATTTTGCCATACCAAACAGACTCGATCTGGTCAGCGATCGCTAGGGCTTGGGCACGACATGCCTGGTCGAGGAGCACGGTCACATGGCCCAACTTGCGCCCTGGACGGGATTCCGTTTTCCCATACCAATGGACAAAGGTCTGAGGCATGGCTGCTAGGGCTTGCCGATTGAGCCAGTAGTCACTTTTGGCATATTCATAGCCCAGGAGGTTGACCATCACGGCTCCCGGACATTTCAGAGCCGGACTTCCCAGGGGTAGCTGACTCACGGCTCGCAGGTGTTGCTCAAACTGGGAGGTCTCACAGGCATCGAGGGTGTAGTGACCGGAATTATGGGTGCGGGGTGAGATCTCATTAACCAGCAGTTTGCCCTCAGCGGTGTAGAAGAATTCAATGCCAAAGACACCAACGGCCTCCAGTGCGGTCAGGAGGGTTTGGGCGATCGCTTGAGCCGTTTGAATCACTTGAGGCGGCAGATCGGCAGGTACCAATACCCGGCGACAGACCTGTTGATGTTGCTGGGTTTCAACGACGGGATACACCACCACTTCCCCCATTACCGATCGGGCGGCAATCACTGCCAGTTCTCGTTCAAAGGGAATGAAAGCTTCAATCAGAGGTGCCGTCAACCAAGCTTTACTGGGGTCTTGATGCTGACTCCACGCCAGATCCAATGCCGCCTGGTCGGGAAAGATCAAGGTGCCTTGACCATCGTAGCCGCAGCGTCGGGCCTTGAAAACCACCGGAAAGGTGGGGGTAAAGGGTGTTACCAGGGCTTCTCCCCCGATAGTCCAGGGTAAAAAACGGCGGGAACCGGCAGACCCAGTTGCTGGAGAAAACAACGTTGCTGGTACTTGTCTAGGAGGGGGGTCCAGGGCTGTGAGACTGGGGCGAAAGCAAACCCCCGTGAGCCGCTAAGGCAGAGAGAGCTTCGAGATCAATAAATTCATTTTCAAAGGTGATCACCTCACAGTAGGTTGCCAATGCTGCCGTGGCTTCCCTATCTGCGATCGCCGCCAAAATGGTGTGAGATGCCCCAGCCACGGCTGGATCGCTGGCATCGGGGGTTTGAACCACCAGCTCAATTCCCAGGGAGGGAGCGATCGCTGCCATCATCCCGGCGAGTTGTCCCCCGCCAATTACACCGACTCGCTGCAGGAAGCTCATCCGCTCAGCCACACCCTAAGGAGTCCCTGGTTGCCACCCCGGTCTTGGAGTTGACCCCACTGGCTTGTTGACAGAGGCTTTTTAATTGGGCTCCATCCAAAATCGCATCGCTAAAATCTGCCCCGGTGATCTTTGCCCCTGTAAATAACGTTCTCAGCAAAATCGACCCACTCAACACCGCGTCCTCTAAATTCCCTCCCTGCAAGTTCACCTGATCCACCATAGCGTTGGACAAATCTGCCCCCTGTAAATTCACCTTGGTCATGGTTGAGCCACTTAACACCGCGCCGCGCAGGTCAGCACCGGCAAAGTTGGCAAATTCCAGATTGGCATTGGAAAACTCGGCGGTGGGTAAACTCTGTCCAGAAAAGTCCCGACGAGAAAGCTCGGCGTTACTAAAAGAAAGAGGAGGAGGGAAATCCGCAGCCAGAACTGGAGGGACTCCCAGCAGGAGGACAATCACCAGTAACCCTGTCAGTAGGAAGCGCAGCGAACCAGAAAATTGCATGGAGGTTGAGGGAAGGAGACGATGGCTTCGGGAGGCTGGACGATGTGCTAGGGTGGGGACACAGAGGGACTATCCTCCCATCAAGCGCCACCCACTAGCTAAGATCCTAGTTTAAAACCCCCGCCAAAAATGTCGAACTTCTTACTGACTTGGCTTATCTCTGCATTCTCGTTGCTGATCACCGCCAAACTGGTTCCGGGATTAGTGGTCAGTGGAGTGATTCCAGCGGCGATCGCGGCGATTGTCTTAGGCTTAGCCAATGCCATCGTCAAACCCATCTTAGTGGTGTTAACCCTGCCGTTGACGATTATCACCCTGGGATTATTTTTGTTTGTGGTCAATGCGCTGACCTTTTGGATTGTGGGTAGCGTCACCCCCGGATTTAAGGTGGAAGGCTTTATTCCCGCCCTCTTGGGTTCGGTGGTACTGACCTTGATTTCCAGCCTACTGAACAATCTCCTCAAGTAGGAAGGGTTAACTGCCACATTTCAGCCGTGAGGAAGGGCTTAATGTTCTACGAGACTCAGTCTCTGGATTGCTGGAACCATCACGGTATCTCCGGCTGCCATGAGCCTGGGAACCTGGGTGCATAGTTGACCGGGAGTCCCCAACGTTAAATCCGGGGGGAATGCACCGGGTGTCAAAGCCCCCGAGGTTGCAGTGCCGTTCTCAGATAATCACCTTGAGATCATTCAGGATCCCCGCCCCCATGACCCGTGCGCCCCTCAGCTGGACAGACCTAGAAGCACTCACAGCCTTGCAAGTTGATCCGGTCAATGGCCCCACCAATGCCCAAGCTCGGTTGCGCCTCTTCGGTCACACTGAAGCGGAGGTCAGGCTGACGCTTTACCGTGATCACCATGCGTGGTGCCCTTATTGCCAGAAAGTCTGGCTGTGGCTGGAGGAAAAACAGATCCCCTACCGCATCGAAAAAGTAACGATGTTTTGCTATGGGGAAAAAGAGAGCTGGTACAAACGCATGGTGCCCTCCGGCATGTTACCTGCGATCGCCTTAGACGGACACCTGATCACGGAAAGCGATGACATTCTCATGGCTCTGGAACAGGTATTTGCGCCCCTGGGACAGGGCATGGAAGACCCCACGGTGATTCCCCTGCGGCGACTGGAACGACTCCTGTTTAGAGCGTGGTGTAATTGGCTCTGCTATCCCACAGGGTCACCCCAGCAAGAGCAACGCCAGCGGCAACAATTTACAGCTGTCGTCGGCCAGGTTGAGACAGCCCTAGCCCGTACCTGCGGTTCCTATTTTCTGGAAGAATTCAGCACCGTCGATGTGATCTTCACCCCCTATGTCGAGCGGATGAATGCCAGTCTCTACTACTACAAGGGCTACTCGCTGCGAGAAGAAAACCCTCACTTATCGGACTGGTTTGATGCCATGGAAAGCCGACCCACCTATCGCGGCACCCAGAGTGACTTCCATACCCACGCCCATGACTTACCACCCCAGATGGGAGGCTGCTGGGAAAATGGTGAGCCTCAAATGCTTCTGAATAAGGCACGGGTTGATAACGGCCCATGGAGTGGGTTGCCCGATGCCACCTACCCAGAGCCAGACAATTCCCGAGGGGAAGCCCTCTCCCGAGTGATCAAGCACCGCAACAACCTGATTCGGGTGAATCCCGCCGATGACCACCTCTTTGAGGTAGCCCTGCGTTGTGCGCTGACCTTGATGATCACCGGGGAAGTCTGCACCCCACCCATGGGATCTGACTCGGCGTTGCGTTATTTACGCGATCGCATTTGTGTCCCTCGGGATATGTCTATTTACGCGGCTAAACGGCTACGGGAAGCACTGGAAAAAACTGCTGCCTTAGTTGGGGCTGGACAAGGTACACCGATTCCAGTTCCACATCGTCGGGATCAAGACCCAGCTAACTTTGCCAGCCCTGCGTAGACATTACTTCGTAGTCCTTGCTCAAACGTCGGCAGGAATTCCACCAGGCAAACGTTCGCTCCGCAATCCATGGTTTGGGTAAAATCTCAAATTCAGCGCTATGACGACAAATCACTTCAACCTCAGCCCCAGTTAATTGGTTGACGACCCGAGCAAAATTGGCTCCAATAAATCCCTGGTCTACCCAGACATTGCTGAGATGCTCAGTAGCAGCCTCGCTCGCTTCGAAGACCACAGCTGCCCCGCCTAAGCGCTCTGGACAACTGGCCTCGATAACAACCACTGCAATCAGCAAACCTAAGGTATCGACGAGGATAAATCGCTTCCGTCCTTTAACCTTTTTCCCTGCGTCGTAGCCGTAGACCTCCCCCTTTTGTCCGTCGTTTTGACGGATTGAGAATCGAGGATAGCAGCGCTTGCCTGAGTTGTCTTGCCAGTCGCTTGCCGAAGTTGGATTCTCAACTGGTCATGGACTGTTGCCAGATGCCTAATCTCTGCCAATGTCGTAGATAGTTATAGACCGTTTGCCAGGGTGGAAAGTCGCTTGGCAACCCTCGCCAAGTACAGCCCTCTCGTTGCACGTAGAATATGGCATTAACAATTTCACGAAAGTCAACTTCTCTCGGATGGCCAATTGCTGATTCAGCAGGGAGCAAGGGTTCTATCACCTTCCACTCGGCATCAGTTAAGTCGCTGGGATACTCTTTGCGAAGCATCTTGTTAGAATTGAGTGCTGACTTCAGCTTCACTCACGAGGTTTGCTTCTAACTTGCAACTTCTTCTTTCTTTGGAAACAGACTCTAAGAGGATGTTTTAAAAGTCTTCCTGGGTGTATCCAACCACTCAGACCACCTAGAGACCGCTACGACAGAATCAGGGTTTATGGATTTTAGATTGCACCACTGAGTCGTATTTGAGGCTCAAGCCGACCCTTTTAAAACATCCTCTAAAGCATCAAGATTCATAATGACTAGAATTGTATCTGCAAATCATAGAGATTTTCCATAACAGTCATTGGTTTAGAGAGGTCATGAAATTCCGCATATCTACCGTAATTCCAAAATTTTATTCAATTTATTTATATTAATACAGTTTGAATTAAATTCTGGGGATCTAAATTTTGGTCACGAGATTTAATTTAAACCAAGGTGCATTAGATCAAATGAAATACTGGCGATAAAATTGGCTTCAAAAGCTTTCCCATAAAGCTTTTGGGCTTATAGTTAATTTTTGTTAAAAATTGCGTAAAAACCGGAAAAACTGCTGATACCAGGTAGAAATTTTCAATTACTTGAGTGCCAGACAATTTTAGATTTTTTCTAAGAAATCCGTTGAATTTGTGTTTTTTAGCGTACAGTTCAAACTAGTTAAATCATTTATGGTTTTCTCAATTCACACGCTTGAACTCAACACTTCAACTCAACAAAACTTCAACTCAACATAGGTAATCATCATGAATTATCTGAAGGGGATACTTGTTTCTGCTGCTTTTACCTCTCTTACCCTGACTGGAGTCTCAATGACCTCTGCAGTAGTGGTGGCAACGCCCCTACCTTCGTCGCAGACTGCACCTGCTCCCAAGAAGAGTTGTCAGCCGCTCTCACTGCGAGTCGAAACCGCAGGTCGGCCTTTGAATATTCGGGCCAGTAGCAATCTCAATGCTCCCGTTGTGGGCACCATCCCTAACGGGACCTTGATCGCTGCCAGAACCTTAGATCCGGGCAAGCACTGGGCAGCGATTACCACTCCTTCTGGGGGGAGTGGGTGGGTTTCTACAGATTATCTGACCCTACCAAACCAGCCTGGTAAGAGTTTCCTGGTTGCAGCTTGTACCTTTTATTGCCCAGGCTGTCCTTTCCCACCCAAAACCTGCTGTCTGGTTTGCTAAATCGTCGATTTTTCTGCTTCCCCGACCCCTTAGTGCAGACTAGGGGGTTGTTTTATGGAAGCTCCATCCCATTTAATACAAGCAGAGTCATCCCTGGGAAGGCAGATTAATATGGTGCGGTGCTGTCAAAACCCCAGAAATTTTATCAGCTGTCTAGTAGTTTTTGGGTTGGCCACGAGTCAGAGCAACGGATGCATTCAGGCTGCCAGTGCTCAAATCACCCCTGACTCAACTTTGGGAGCGGAGCAGTCGGTTGTTGTCCCCAATGTTTCCTTCAACAACCAGATGGGCGATCGGATTGATGGAGGGGCAATCCGTGGTGGCAACTTGTTCCATAGCTTTCTGGACTTTAATATTGCCTCGGGGCGTGCAGCCTATTTCACCAATCCCAGCGGGGTAAGCAATATCTTCAGTCGCGTTACGGGCACGAGTATCTCTAACATTCAGGGAACTTTAGGGGTTTTGGGCACCGCGAACCTATTTTTGATCAACCCCAATGGGATTCTATTTGGGCCTAGAGCCAGCCTGGATCTGCGGGGTTCTTTTGTCGGTTCCACGGCCAGCCAGATTCAGTTTGCTGATGGTACGCGATATAGTGCGCGGGATCCCCAAGTTTCGCCATTACTCACCGTCAGCCTGCCCATTGGGTTGCAATTTGGAGACAACCCCGGAGCCATTATCCAGCGGTCCCAAGCCATTAACCCGATCTCTCCCAATTTTGCCGGGGAACCGGGGGGACTTGAGGTTGATCCCGGTGAGACCCTGGCATTGATTGGGGGTGAGATCCTGCTGGAGGGGGGCAATATCACCGCGCCCAGCGGTCGGGTAGAGTTGGGGAGTGTTGGTAGCAATGCCCTGGTGAGTCTGCAGCCTGAAGCGCAGGGCTGGAGCTTTAGCTATGGAGGGGTTTCAGCCTTTCGAGATATTCAAATTACACAGCGTCAGGAGCAGACATCGCTGATTACTTCTGTGATTGATGTCAGTAGTAGTCTGACCCTAGGACAGCCGTTGCCGAGTGGAGAAATTCAGTTACAGGGTCAACACATCAAGATTAACGAGGGCACGGAAATCATCGCGGCTAACTTGAGTGATCAGCCCGCTAACAGTCTGCTGATCAATGGGTCGCAGTCCGTGGAACTCTCGGGCAGTCAGGGTGGAGGGAGCATGATTGTGCTAGCTCTGGGAGCTGGACCTGGGGGGAATTTAATCATTAACACCCCATCCCTCACCGTTCGTGATGGTTCACAAATTACCACAACCACATTGGGCAGCGGTCGAGGCGGCAATCTGATTATCAATGCCCCGGCCCAAGTCGAGATTACGGGCGGGACACGGAACCAGAGTGGCCAATTGCTCCTCAGTACGCTCTTTGCTGGGACAGCAGGCAGTGGTGATGCTGGCAGCATTACGATCAATACCCCCCGGCTTTCGATCTTGGATGGGGGGTAGGGTGTCCACGGAATCGACACCGGTTGCATTTACTTCTTCAACCGTGACGGGACGGGGGGGGTACTTGATCGTCAGAGCCTCTGAGGCTGTGATCCTGGATCATGGCACGATGACAGCCAGGTACCCAGGGGGGGGGGAATCGCTGGCAATATTGACATCACGACTCCCCAACTCATCTTGGATGCAGCATCCTTGATTGCCGCCATTGCCCAGCCTAATTCCGTTGCCAATGGCGGCAATATTTTCATCCAGACGGGCAATTTGCAGATCCTGAATGGTTCGGAAATCTCGGTGAGTGATTTGGGTGCTGGGGACGCAGGTAATTTAAGGATCTCCGCTAAGGAAATTCTGCTAAGCAATCAAGGGCGGATTTCTGCCCAATCGGCCTCTGGAGAGGGAGGCAATATTCAGTTAGAGGTGCAAGATTTGTTGTTGATGCGTAACCGCAGCGATATTTCCACCACCGCTGGACTGGCCGGATCGAGGGGAAATGGGGGGAATATTTCGATTCAAGCTCAGAATATTGTGGCCTTGGATCGGAGCTTGATTACAGCCCAGGCCTTTGAGGGTCAGGGGGGCAATATTCGGGTAGTAGCCCGGGGGGTTTTTCTGTCTCCCGACAGCTTCATTAGTGCCAGTACGCAGTTGGGCATTGCCGGGACGGTGGAGGTTAATCAGCTGGAACAACCCCCCGAAGCGGGTCTGGTTGCCCTACCTGCAACGGTGGAGGATATTTCAGGTTTGGTTGATCCCACCTGTGCCGGACTGCGAGGGAGAACCCCCAGTGAATTTTATGTGACGGGGCGCGGCGGTGTTCCCGAGAGCCCCGATCAGCCAATGGTGGAGCATAGTCTGCTCCAGGATCTAGGAACGCCTGTAGCCACCCATGAGGGCAATCGAGCAGGACGGCCTATCTCCTTTCCTAGCATTACCCAGCCCCAATCTGAGCAGATTGTGGCTGCTCAAGGCTGGGTGATAAACTCTCAAGGCAATGTTGTCCTGACCTCTACTCCCTATCCTGCTACTGATGGGAATCCTTGGCTGACCTCTGTTGTTTGTCTGCACTAATATGGGATACCGCCATTGCAGACGTAGGTTGCTCCTGGGTCTGTTCCTGGGTCTATTCCCTTCGCAACCGCTTTGGGCACAGACAAATCCCTCACGCATCGAACCGTTTCACGAGGCTGTCCCGCAGCAACTTGACCCGTTGCTGACCCGGCCTAACCTGCCGCTGGAACCCGCTGTACCCACCCCATCTCTGCCACCACCGGAGACTCTTTTACAACTATTACCCCCATCCGAAGCACCAGAACCAAAGCCCTCCGTTCCTGGCAGTATCACTGTTAAGCGGTTTGAAGTCATGGGGAGCACAGTTTTTACCCCCGAAGATCTCGCCCAAGTGACCGCTGCTTTCACGGGGCATCCGATTTCATTTGCCGAGCTACAGCAGGCTGCCGCAGCCGTAACCCAGCACTATATCCAAGCTGGTTACATCACGACAGGAGCCTTGATTCCATCGGGACAGGTGATTACAGCCGGGATCGTGAAGATTCAAGTGATTGAAGGCACACTAGAATCGATTCAAATTACCGGAACCCACAGGCTGAACCCGAACTATATCCGCAGTCGTTTAGCCCTGGGAGCCAAGATACCACTGAATGTACACCAGGTGTTTGCAGCTTTACAATTGCTCCAACTGAATCCTTTGATTGCGAGTTTGTCTGCGAATCTGACGGCCAGTGCCCATCCAGGCAAGAGTGTTTTGGAGGTCAAGATTACTGAGGCTCCAGCCTTTGATGCTGAATTGACCTTTGATAATGGTCGCTCACCCTTGGTCGGGGGGCAATCAACGGGGGCTGGCGCTGGTGCAAGCAGATTTGCTGGGGCAGGGAGATAGCATCCGGGTTGCCTATACCAACACCGATGGCAGCAATGAAGTCAATGTTGCCTATGCCCTCCCGGTTAATGCCCACAATGGAACCTTCCGGGTGCGCTATGACCGTACCTGGAGTCAGGTAATTGAACCCCCTTTTGCAGAACTGGACATTCGTGGCAACTTGCAGGAGCTGGATCTCAGCTTTCGCCAACCAGTGATTTTGACCCCTGAACGCGAGGTGGCACTGGGTGTCGGTGTGTCTCACCAAGCATCTGAGACTTTCATTTTGGGAATTCCCTTTCCCCTGTCTCCGGGTGCCGATGAACAGGGACACACCCGTCTGTTGGTGGTGAACTGTTTTCAAGAGTGGACACAACGGGGACAAGACTCTGTTTTTGCTGCTCGTTCTGAACTCAGTGTGGGCTTGGGAGTTCTGGATGCAACGCTGCAAGAGACTCCCCCCGATGGGCAATTTATTGTTTGGCGTGGACAGTCCCAGTGGGTGCTGCAAATCAGGCCGGATACGCTCGTTTTGCTCCGATCGGATTTGCAACTGGCGAACCGCCCCCTTGTTCCCCTGGAACAGTATGGTTTGGGGGGACTGGAGAGTGTGCGGGGTTACCGTCAGGATGCACTGCTGACGGATAACGGAGCCTTTGCCTCAGCAGAATTGCGTGTCCCGATCTATCGAACGACCCACGGACGAGGCTTGTTACAGTGGACTCCTTTTCTAGAGGTAGGGAGAGCTTGGAACAGTGGGGGACGGGCAAATCCCAACCCCAATTTCTTGGCGGCCGTGGGCATGGGCGTGCGGTGGCAGTGGAGCGATCGCGTGCTGGTGCGCTTAGAGTCGGGGGATTCCCTTGGTGGCGCTAGACACCCCGTTGACCCGAACCCTCCAGGATGATGGTTTGTACTTTTCCGTGGTTGTGAATCCCTTTTGACAACGGTTCGAGGCTCCCATGCGTGATGGTCAGTCCCATCAACTCCGGCAAATCTGGAAGCAGCTCCTGCGGTTCTGGCTCCCCTTCAGTCTGGCATTTTGCTGCAGTTTCGTTGGGCAGGTAGTGAGGGGACAGCTCGCGATCGCGAGCTGGGAGATCCCCCCGAGCGCAATTCGCTGCTGTTCCCCAGGTGGAAGCTGGCAATGCAGCGTTTACCGCTGGACAGTTGAGTCTCGCCATTACCATCTGGCAGCAGGCACTCCAGCAGTATCAGCAACAGGATGACCTCTTGAATCAGGCAATGGTGCTGGGGAATCTAGCCTTGGCCTATCAGGAATTGGGACAATTCGCAGCAGCAAACCAAGCGATCGTGAGGAGTTTAAAATTGCTCCCAGCCCAGGTACAAGGCTCCCAGCCCACCGTTGCCCTGGTTTTAGCTCGGGTTTGGAACACTCAGGGAAGTTTGCAGTTTCGCCAGGGGCACTATGAAGCCGCACTCACAACCTGGCAACAGGCCACCGCAGCCTATACTCAGGCCCAGGACACGGTGGGGATGATCCGCAGTCGCCTTAACCAGGCGCAGGCACTCCGTGCCCTCGGGCTCTATCACCAGGCAATGACCCTGCTGCAACAGCTTAACCAAACCCTGCAACAGCAGCCGCAGTCATTGATCACAGCTGTTGCCTTGCGGAGTTTGGGGGATACCCTGGGGGTCATCGGGGATCCCCATTTAGCCCAGCAAACCCTGGAGCGGAGTTTGGCGATCGCCCGTAGGTTGGAGAATTCCCCCGCGATCGCGGCGGCATTGTTGAGTCTAGGTAATACCGCTCGTGCCCAAGCCAATGTCTCATCGGCCTTAGCCCTCTATCAGCAGGCTGCAACCACAGACCCCCCCCTCGTCCCCGTTACAAGCTCAGGCACAACTCAATTCCCTGAGTTTAAGCGTCGATCTAGGGCAATGGGCCACTGTTGATCAACAGTGGCCGCAGCTCCAAGCAGCGTTGCTGAAGCTGCCCCCCAGTCGTGACGCCACCGATGGCATGGTTAACCTTGCCCAGAGCTTGATCCGCCGCCGCCTGCAAGACCCCCCCCSTCCCTAGCTGGCTCTCCCCCTGGACTGCGATCGCTCAAATTTTGGCAACCGCTGTGCAGCAGGCTCAAGCCTTGGAAGATCCACGATCGCAGTCCTTTGCCCTGGGTTCTCTGGCCATGGTGTATGAGCACACCCAGCAATGGCAATCGGCTCAACACCTCACCCAGCAGGCGTTACAAATCCTGCAGTTTAGTCCAGATCTGGCCTACCGCTGGCAATGGCAGCTGGGTCGGATTCTCAAGGCTCAGGGCGATCGCACAGGGGCGATCGCCGCCTATGAAGCTGCCTTACAGTCGCTCCAGACCATTCGCGGCGACTTGGTCGCCATGAACCCCGCAGTGCAATTCTCCTTTCGTCAGAGTGTGGAACCAGTTTATCGGCAGTTGGTGATGCTGCTGTTGCAAATGGGAACTCCTACCCAGGCCGATCTGCGACAAGCTCGCAGCACCATTGAAGCCCTGCAACTGGCGGAGTTAGATAATTTTTATCGAGCTGCCTGTGTCTCTGCTAACCCGATCCTGCTGGATCAGGTTGTCGATCAGGTAGACCCCGCTGCCGCTGTTGTTTACCCGATCATTTTGGCAGACCATCTGGAGGTAATTCTGAAATTGCCCCGGCAACTGGAGTTGCAGCACTACTCGGTGTCCCTCCCCCCTGGTCAGGTGGAGAAGATTCTCGAACAGTTACAACAGCAACTGACTCGCCCTTATACCACTCCAGAGGGGAAAGCCCTTGCCCGCCAGGTCTATGACTGGTTGATCCGCCCTGCCGAAGCCATGTTAGCCCAGTATCAGGTGGAGACCCTTGCCTTTGTCATGGATGGCTCCCTGCGCAATTTGCCCATGGCAGCCCTCTACGATGGTCGACACTACCTTGTGGAAAGGTATAGGATTGCTCGCGCTCCAGGTCTCCAGCTCCTCGATATGGCACCCCTAGCGCAGCAGCCTTTACAAGTCCTGAAGGGTGGTCTCACGGAGGCGCGGCAAGGCTTTGCAGCTCTACCCTACGTAGGGCAAGAACTGAGGGCAATTCAATCAATCATGCCGGGTCGTACCCTGTTGAACCAGGCGTTTACCGTCGCCAATCTCCAGCAGCAATTTAATGCCCACCCCTTCTCGATTGTCCATCTTGCCACCCACGGTCAGTTCAGTTCTAGATCGGCAGATACCTTCCTCCTAGCCTGGGATCGACGGATTAATGTCAATGAATTGCACGAACTATTTTTAGCGACGGATCGCCGTCAAACAGCGATCCAACTGTTAGTTCTCAGTGCCTGCAAAACCGCAGCAGGGGATCGACGGGCAGCCCTGGGACTGGCGGGGATTGCCCTGCGGG
Encoded proteins:
- a CDS encoding CbtB-domain containing protein, producing the protein MTAQSPISTQQQVRRWTLSTPVQATLYLSLCSLTLWTLYFTTYPPIHDQFHSLRHHTLLVGCH
- a CDS encoding 5-(carboxyamino)imidazole ribonucleotide synthase: MFSPATGSAGSRRFLPWTIGGEALVTPFTPTFPVVFKARRCGYDGQGTLIFPDQAALDLAWSQHQDPSKAWLTAPLIEAFIPFERELAVIAARSVMGEVVVYPVVETQQHQQVCRRVLVPADLPPQVIQTAQAIAQTLLTALEAVGVFGIEFFYTAEGKLLVNEISPRTHNSGHYTLDACETSQFEQHLRAVSQLPLGSPALKCPGAVMVNLLGYEYAKSDYWLNRQALAAMPQTFVHWYGKTESRPGRKLGHVTVLLDQACRAQALAIADQIESVWYGKITNSDL
- a CDS encoding pentapeptide repeat-containing protein; translated protein: MQFSGSLRFLLTGLLVIVLLLGVPPVLAADFPPPLSFSNAELSRRDFSGQSLPTAEFSNANLEFANFAGADLRGAVLSGSTMTKVNLQGADLSNAMVDQVNLQGGNLEDAVLSGSILLRTLFTGAKITGADFSDAILDGAQLKSLCQQASGVNSKTGVATRDSLGCG
- a CDS encoding phage holin family protein produces the protein MSNFLLTWLISAFSLLITAKLVPGLVVSGVIPAAIAAIVLGLANAIVKPILVVLTLPLTIITLGLFLFVVNALTFWIVGSVTPGFKVEGFIPALLGSVVLTLISSLLNNLLK
- a CDS encoding glutathione S-transferase family protein, which translates into the protein MTRAPLSWTDLEALTALQVDPVNGPTNAQARLRLFGHTEAEVRLTLYRDHHAWCPYCQKVWLWLEEKQIPYRIEKVTMFCYGEKESWYKRMVPSGMLPAIALDGHLITESDDILMALEQVFAPLGQGMEDPTVIPLRRLERLLFRAWCNWLCYPTGSPQQEQRQRQQFTAVVGQVETALARTCGSYFLEEFSTVDVIFTPYVERMNASLYYYKGYSLREENPHLSDWFDAMESRPTYRGTQSDFHTHAHDLPPQMGGCWENGEPQMLLNKARVDNGPWSGLPDATYPEPDNSRGEALSRVIKHRNNLIRVNPADDHLFEVALRCALTLMITGEVCTPPMGSDSALRYLRDRICVPRDMSIYAAKRLREALEKTAALVGAGQGTPIPVPHRRDQDPANFASPA
- a CDS encoding transposase, with product MRQNDGQKGEVYGYDAGKKVKGRKRFILVDTLGLLIAVVVIEASCPERLGGAAVVFEASEAATEHLSNVWVDQGFIGANFARVVNQLTGAEVEVICRHSAEFEILPKPWIAERTFAWWNSCRRLSKDYEVMSTQGWQS
- a CDS encoding transposase, producing MLRKEYPSDLTDAEWKVIEPLLPAESAIGHPREVDFREIVNAIFYVQREGCTWRGLPSDFPPWQTVYNYLRHWQRLGIWQQSMTS
- a CDS encoding SH3 domain-containing protein, yielding MTSAVVVATPLPSSQTAPAPKKSCQPLSLRVETAGRPLNIRASSNLNAPVVGTIPNGTLIAARTLDPGKHWAAITTPSGGSGWVSTDYLTLPNQPGKSFLVAACTFYCPGCPFPPKTCCLVC
- a CDS encoding filamentous hemagglutinin N-terminal domain-containing protein: MATSQSNGCIQAASAQITPDSTLGAEQSVVVPNVSFNNQMGDRIDGGAIRGGNLFHSFLDFNIASGRAAYFTNPSGVSNIFSRVTGTSISNIQGTLGVLGTANLFLINPNGILFGPRASLDLRGSFVGSTASQIQFADGTRYSARDPQVSPLLTVSLPIGLQFGDNPGAIIQRSQAINPISPNFAGEPGGLEVDPGETLALIGGEILLEGGNITAPSGRVELGSVGSNALVSLQPEAQGWSFSYGGVSAFRDIQITQRQEQTSLITSVIDVSSSLTLGQPLPSGEIQLQGQHIKINEGTEIIAANLSDQPANSLLINGSQSVELSGSQGGGSMIVLALGAGPGGNLIINTPSLTVRDGSQITTTTLGSGRGGNLIINAPAQVEITGGTRNQSGQLLLSTLFAGTAGSGDAGSITINTPRLSILDGG
- a CDS encoding S-layer family protein is translated as MDAASLIAAIAQPNSVANGGNIFIQTGNLQILNGSEISVSDLGAGDAGNLRISAKEILLSNQGRISAQSASGEGGNIQLEVQDLLLMRNRSDISTTAGLAGSRGNGGNISIQAQNIVALDRSLITAQAFEGQGGNIRVVARGVFLSPDSFISASTQLGIAGTVEVNQLEQPPEAGLVALPATVEDISGLVDPTCAGLRGRTPSEFYVTGRGGVPESPDQPMVEHSLLQDLGTPVATHEGNRAGRPISFPSITQPQSEQIVAAQGWVINSQGNVVLTSTPYPATDGNPWLTSVVCLH
- a CDS encoding ShlB/FhaC/HecB family hemolysin secretion/activation protein, translating into MLTRPNLPLEPAVPTPSLPPPETLLQLLPPSEAPEPKPSVPGSITVKRFEVMGSTVFTPEDLAQVTAAFTGHPISFAELQQAAAAVTQHYIQAGYITTGALIPSGQVITAGIVKIQVIEGTLESIQITGTHRLNPNYIRSRLALGAKIPLNVHQVFAALQLLQLNPLIASLSANLTASAHPGKSVLEVKITEAPAFDAELTFDNGRSPLVGGQSTGAGAGASRFAGAGR